The Prochlorococcus marinus XMU1404 DNA segment TTCAGGTTTTTGTTTCTCCTCCAGAGTCATTGAAGAAATCATTGATTCTATTTTCTTTAGTTGATCTTCTCCATCTTTTATCATTCCTTCATCGATTTTATTCATTCCAGGTATTAATTTGATCAAACCACCAAGTGATCCCATCCTTTTAATTAATCTCATTTGCTTAACAAAATCATTAAAGTCAAAAGTTGCTTCTTGAAGTTTCTTCTGCATCGCTTCTGCATCAGCAAGCTCTACCTCTTTTTGGGCTTTTTCAACAAGTGTCAATACATCACCCATACCTAAAATTCTGCTAGCCATTCTTTCTGGATGGAATGGTTGTAGAGCCTCAATTTTTTCGCCTACACCAATAAATTTAATGGGTTTACCACTTATTTTTCTTATTGATAATGCGGCTCCTCCTCTTGAGTCGCCATCCAACTTAGTTAGTATCGCCCCTGAGATTCCAACTTTTTCATGAAATGACTTTGTTAGGTCAGCAGCTTCTTGCCCAATCATTGAATCAACAACAAGTAAAACTTCATCAGGATTAGAAACTTCTTTAATCCGAACCATTTCACTCATCATTGAATCATCAATTTGCAATCTTCCTGCAGTGTCAATAATGATTGAGTTAAAGCTATTTTCACTCGCATAATTCAATGCATCCTTAGTTATCTCTTCTGGCTTGCTATTTTTTTCTTTCGCTGAAAAAACTTCTAAGTCATATTGACTTCCTAATGTTTTAAGTTGCTCCACAGCTGCTGGTCGATAAATATCAGCAGCCACCAAAAGAACTTTTTTTTCTTTTTCCTTCAAATAAAGACCTAATTTTCCTGTCGCAGTTGTTTTACCAGCTCCTTGGAGTCCAGCCATTAAAATCACTGTTGGACTATTTTGATTTTCTTTTAGTGGAGCATTTTCATTCCCCATAATATTAATCAATTCTTTATTTACAACTTCTATAAATTTTTGACCAGGGTTTACACCCCTTACAACTTCTTCTCCGATAGCTTTATCTTTAACATCTGCTATAAACTCTTTTACCACAGACAAACTAACATCTGCATCGAGTAGAGCTCTTTTCACCTCATTTAAGGCATTATTG contains these protein-coding regions:
- the ffh gene encoding signal recognition particle protein yields the protein MFDELSSRFEDAVKGLRGDAKISENNINNALNEVKRALLDADVSLSVVKEFIADVKDKAIGEEVVRGVNPGQKFIEVVNKELINIMGNENAPLKENQNSPTVILMAGLQGAGKTTATGKLGLYLKEKEKKVLLVAADIYRPAAVEQLKTLGSQYDLEVFSAKEKNSKPEEITKDALNYASENSFNSIIIDTAGRLQIDDSMMSEMVRIKEVSNPDEVLLVVDSMIGQEAADLTKSFHEKVGISGAILTKLDGDSRGGAALSIRKISGKPIKFIGVGEKIEALQPFHPERMASRILGMGDVLTLVEKAQKEVELADAEAMQKKLQEATFDFNDFVKQMRLIKRMGSLGGLIKLIPGMNKIDEGMIKDGEDQLKKIESMISSMTLEEKQKPEVLAAQPSRRQRIAQGSGYAAKDVDKVLADFQRMRGFMKQMSNGGMPGMGGMPGMGGMPGMGGMPGMGGMPGMGGMPGMGGMSSNKSMKKTKNNKKKKGFADL